A DNA window from Bradyrhizobium sp. CCBAU 53421 contains the following coding sequences:
- a CDS encoding molybdopterin cofactor-binding domain-containing protein, with translation MTASMVLDRRRVLAGGGALIVSFSLRHAVAQEQRGPKLPGSLATSPNLDSWIRIDADGRITAFTGKAELGQGFRTAFQQIAAEQLDIPFDALKVITADTKLTANEGYTSGSHSMQDSGTAILHAAAQARALLVAEAARRFDLPPESLRTENATVIAPDGRRLGYGELVAADMLHVEAQPASRLKDPSNFTVMGQPVPRVDIPAKVTGGAAYVQDIRLPGMVHARVARPPSYGAQLIECDTAATEKMPGVIGIVRDGNFLAVVAEKEFSAVKAMHALSAAAKWRESAKLPSQQDLANVLTALPAQDFAIFERSDPAVSGTRSLEATYTRPYQSHGSIGPSCAVAQFVDGAMTVWTHTQGVYPDRQAIAEMLGMPLASVRLIHVEGSGCYGHNGADDAAADAALIARALPGRPVRVQWMREQEHGWEPYGPAMVTKLSASLTADGKIADWNFAVWSNTHSMRPGGAGSLLAAQHMARSFAVPSPKPLPLPEGGGDRNAIPIYNFPNADVMHHFIAAMPLRISAMRALGAYHNVFSIESFMDELADLAETDPVAFRLRHLDDARGRAVVEKAAQEFGWTPGRRAPQNRGYGFAFARYKNLAAYCAIASEVEVDRETGRAHLVRAVAAVDAGQVVNPDGITNQIEGAIVQSASWTLYESVTFDNARITSIDWQTYPILRFNAVPDSIAVHIINRPGQPFLGSGETGQGPAAASLANAVAHATGKRLRDLPLSRKRIKDAIDA, from the coding sequence ATGACCGCGTCGATGGTTCTCGATCGCCGCCGCGTGCTGGCCGGTGGCGGCGCGCTGATCGTCAGCTTCTCACTGCGCCATGCGGTGGCGCAGGAGCAGAGGGGCCCGAAGCTGCCGGGCAGCCTCGCAACCTCGCCCAATCTGGACTCCTGGATCCGCATCGATGCCGACGGCCGGATCACGGCCTTCACGGGCAAGGCCGAGCTCGGCCAGGGCTTCCGCACCGCGTTCCAGCAGATCGCGGCCGAGCAGCTCGATATTCCCTTCGACGCGCTGAAAGTCATCACTGCCGATACGAAGCTCACGGCGAACGAAGGCTACACCTCCGGCAGCCATTCGATGCAGGACAGCGGCACCGCGATCCTGCACGCCGCGGCGCAGGCGCGCGCATTGCTGGTCGCGGAGGCGGCGAGGCGGTTCGACCTGCCGCCCGAGAGCTTGCGGACCGAGAATGCGACGGTGATCGCCCCCGATGGCCGGCGCCTGGGTTATGGCGAGCTTGTCGCCGCGGATATGCTGCATGTCGAGGCGCAGCCGGCGTCGCGACTGAAGGATCCGTCGAATTTCACGGTGATGGGCCAGCCGGTGCCACGCGTCGATATTCCGGCCAAGGTGACCGGCGGCGCCGCCTATGTGCAGGACATCCGGCTTCCCGGCATGGTTCATGCGCGCGTGGCGCGTCCGCCGAGTTACGGCGCGCAGCTGATCGAATGCGACACGGCCGCGACCGAGAAGATGCCCGGCGTGATCGGAATCGTGCGGGACGGCAATTTCCTCGCCGTGGTGGCGGAGAAGGAGTTTTCGGCGGTCAAGGCCATGCATGCGTTATCGGCCGCCGCGAAATGGCGGGAGAGCGCGAAGCTGCCGAGCCAGCAGGATCTGGCAAATGTGCTGACCGCGCTGCCGGCGCAGGACTTTGCGATTTTCGAGCGCAGCGATCCCGCAGTGAGCGGCACGAGATCGCTCGAAGCGACCTATACGCGGCCCTACCAGTCGCACGGCTCGATCGGGCCGTCTTGCGCAGTTGCGCAGTTCGTCGATGGCGCTATGACAGTATGGACGCATACCCAAGGCGTCTATCCCGATCGGCAGGCGATCGCCGAGATGCTCGGCATGCCGCTCGCCAGCGTTCGCCTGATCCATGTCGAAGGCTCCGGATGCTACGGCCACAACGGCGCCGACGATGCCGCGGCCGACGCCGCGCTGATTGCCCGCGCGCTGCCCGGCCGCCCGGTCCGGGTGCAGTGGATGCGCGAGCAGGAGCACGGCTGGGAGCCCTATGGTCCGGCGATGGTGACGAAGCTGAGCGCTTCGCTCACGGCCGACGGCAAGATCGCCGACTGGAATTTTGCGGTGTGGAGCAACACGCATTCGATGCGGCCGGGCGGCGCCGGCTCGCTGCTTGCGGCCCAGCACATGGCGCGGTCGTTTGCGGTGCCGTCGCCAAAACCGCTGCCGCTGCCGGAAGGCGGCGGCGATCGCAATGCGATCCCGATCTACAACTTCCCGAACGCGGATGTGATGCATCACTTCATTGCCGCGATGCCTTTGCGGATCTCGGCGATGCGCGCGCTCGGCGCCTATCACAATGTATTCTCGATCGAGAGCTTCATGGATGAGCTGGCCGATCTCGCCGAAACCGATCCGGTCGCGTTTCGCTTGAGGCATCTCGACGATGCGCGCGGTCGCGCGGTGGTCGAGAAAGCCGCGCAGGAATTCGGCTGGACGCCCGGCAGGAGAGCGCCGCAAAATCGCGGCTACGGCTTCGCATTCGCGCGCTACAAGAATCTCGCCGCCTATTGCGCCATAGCATCCGAGGTGGAGGTGGATCGCGAGACCGGGCGGGCTCACCTGGTGCGCGCCGTCGCTGCCGTCGATGCCGGCCAGGTCGTCAACCCGGATGGCATTACCAACCAGATCGAAGGCGCGATCGTGCAGTCGGCGAGCTGGACGCTCTATGAAAGCGTCACCTTCGACAACGCGAGGATTACCAGCATCGACTGGCAGACCTACCCGATCCTGCGCTTCAATGCCGTGCCCGACAGCATCGCCGTCCACATCATCAACCGCCCAGGCCAGCCGTTCCTCGGCAGCGGCGAGACCGGGCAGGGCCCGGCCGCGGCGTCGCTCGCCAACGCCGTCGCGCATGCGACCGGAAAGCGGTTGCGCGACCTGCCGCTCAGCCGCAAGCGGATCAAGGACGCGATCGACGCGTAG
- a CDS encoding c-type cytochrome, whose product MARQLRFITGIAAIVLVAGAAMGVAVAWRPQIAAIAPPRPDTFAPDIVKRGRDLAAIGNCNTCHTVQGGPNYAGGLPVPTPFGTIFSSNITPDAETGIGDWPEAAFVRAMRSGVARDGRHLYPTFPYDHFTNVSDADDRALYAFLMTRQPVHASPPANQLAFPLNYRPLIAGWKLLYLRGGDVPSDPAKGAEWNRGAYLVGGLAHCGACHTPRNALGAERVTAQFSGGDVDNWRAYALNDTSPAPVRWTVDALYSYLRHGWQSDHGTARGPMAEVAGNLADAADSDVRAIAIYMADISGAPPPDRKQPADAVAQSASEDAAQANAPGAAIYAATCAACHQGNRALPYGGVNLALSTAITSPDPRNLLNIVLTGVGAVAGERSPIMPGFAASIDDAQLIALANYLRARFGKQPAWNDLDKAVREARAAQATSLAARDTPAETNQRGKP is encoded by the coding sequence ATGGCTCGTCAGCTGCGGTTCATCACAGGCATTGCCGCGATCGTGCTGGTCGCGGGCGCGGCCATGGGTGTCGCGGTCGCCTGGCGGCCGCAGATCGCGGCCATTGCGCCGCCGCGGCCCGACACGTTCGCCCCTGACATCGTCAAGCGCGGCCGCGATCTCGCCGCGATCGGCAATTGCAACACCTGCCATACCGTGCAAGGCGGCCCCAACTACGCTGGCGGACTGCCGGTTCCGACGCCGTTCGGCACCATCTTCTCGTCGAACATCACGCCGGATGCCGAGACCGGCATCGGGGACTGGCCGGAGGCGGCCTTCGTCCGTGCGATGCGCTCGGGCGTGGCCCGCGACGGCCGGCATCTCTACCCGACCTTTCCCTATGACCATTTCACCAACGTCTCCGATGCGGACGACCGGGCGCTGTACGCGTTCCTGATGACGCGGCAGCCGGTGCACGCATCGCCGCCGGCGAATCAGCTGGCGTTTCCGCTGAACTATCGGCCGCTGATTGCGGGATGGAAGCTGTTGTATCTGCGTGGCGGCGACGTTCCCTCCGATCCGGCGAAGGGAGCGGAATGGAACCGCGGCGCCTATCTGGTAGGGGGGCTCGCGCATTGCGGCGCCTGCCACACGCCGCGCAACGCGCTTGGCGCCGAGCGGGTCACTGCGCAGTTCTCCGGCGGCGATGTCGACAATTGGCGCGCCTACGCGCTGAACGACACTTCGCCCGCGCCGGTGCGGTGGACGGTCGACGCGTTGTACAGCTATCTGCGCCACGGCTGGCAAAGCGATCACGGCACCGCACGCGGGCCGATGGCTGAAGTGGCCGGCAATCTGGCTGATGCCGCCGACAGCGATGTGCGCGCGATCGCCATCTACATGGCTGATATTTCGGGCGCGCCGCCGCCGGATCGCAAACAGCCCGCTGACGCTGTGGCGCAATCGGCATCAGAGGATGCCGCGCAAGCCAACGCGCCAGGCGCGGCGATTTATGCCGCGACCTGCGCAGCCTGCCATCAGGGCAATCGGGCGCTGCCCTATGGCGGCGTCAATCTCGCGCTGAGCACGGCGATCACAAGCCCCGATCCGCGCAACCTGCTCAACATCGTGCTGACGGGCGTCGGCGCCGTCGCGGGCGAGCGCAGCCCGATCATGCCGGGCTTCGCGGCCAGCATCGACGACGCGCAGCTGATTGCGCTCGCGAACTATCTGCGTGCCAGGTTCGGCAAGCAGCCGGCGTGGAACGATCTCGACAAGGCCGTGCGCGAGGCGCGCGCGGCGCAGGCCACGTCGCTTGCTGCGCGTGACACGCCTGCGGAAACCAATCAGCGAGGCAAGCCATGA
- a CDS encoding AAA family ATPase, translating to MLVADTRPTASIEAVESGLAAQGYIASRQIATAVYLSQQIEKPILVEGPAGVGKTELAKAIAAWRGMKMIRLQCYEGLDEAKALYEWKYAKQLLYTQILKDKLGEVLGGAQSLAAALDQLHTFGDVFFSKEFVEPRPLLQALEQPAGCVLLIDEIDKSDAEFESLLLEILSDFQVTIPELGTVSAVAPPTVILTSNSERDLGDALKRRCLHLHIGFPEQKLEERIVESRVPGISQTLRKQMVGFIHEIRSLDLKKLPSVSEAIDWARVLVLLQASELDTEIVKDTLNVLLKYEADIEAATPQISSFIAKASRQGVFS from the coding sequence ATCCTCGTGGCTGACACCAGGCCCACCGCCTCGATCGAGGCCGTGGAAAGCGGCCTCGCCGCGCAAGGCTATATTGCGAGCCGGCAGATCGCGACCGCGGTCTATCTCTCGCAGCAGATCGAGAAGCCGATCCTGGTCGAGGGCCCTGCCGGCGTCGGCAAGACCGAGCTCGCGAAGGCGATCGCCGCCTGGCGCGGCATGAAGATGATCCGCCTGCAGTGCTATGAGGGCCTCGACGAGGCCAAGGCGCTGTATGAGTGGAAATACGCCAAGCAGCTGCTCTACACCCAGATCCTGAAGGACAAGCTCGGCGAGGTGCTCGGCGGCGCGCAGTCGCTGGCCGCTGCGCTTGACCAGCTCCACACCTTCGGCGACGTGTTCTTCTCCAAGGAATTCGTCGAGCCGCGGCCGCTGTTGCAGGCACTGGAGCAGCCGGCCGGCTGCGTGCTCCTGATCGACGAGATCGACAAGTCGGACGCCGAATTCGAATCGCTGCTGCTGGAAATCCTCTCGGACTTCCAGGTCACGATCCCCGAACTCGGCACCGTCTCCGCAGTGGCGCCGCCGACCGTGATCCTGACCTCGAACAGCGAGCGCGATCTCGGCGATGCCTTGAAGCGCCGCTGCCTGCATCTGCATATCGGCTTCCCCGAGCAGAAGCTGGAAGAGCGCATAGTCGAGAGCCGGGTGCCCGGCATCTCGCAGACCTTGCGCAAGCAGATGGTCGGCTTCATCCACGAGATTCGCTCGCTGGACCTCAAGAAGCTGCCCTCGGTCAGCGAGGCGATCGACTGGGCGCGCGTGCTGGTGCTGTTGCAGGCGAGCGAGCTCGACACCGAGATCGTCAAGGACACGCTCAACGTGCTCCTGAAATACGAGGCCGACATCGAGGCCGCGACGCCGCAGATCTCGTCCTTCATCGCCAAGGCGTCGCGCCAGGGCGTGTTCAGCTAG
- a CDS encoding isoprenylcysteine carboxylmethyltransferase family protein, which yields MNQNGNPPRVNLRRAACTFVGLGTLLFLAAGTMRWTGGWMFLLEITIGGLITEAWLAKHDPGLLAERRTARGQAGWDRVITTIMPLLWLTWLPLMALDAVRYQTSFVPFGLQCAGAVLIAASFYIVYRTYRENSYAAPVVKIQRERGHAAVTTGPYAYVRHPIYASGLLTYVGTPLLLGSWYGLAIVPVMAALLGLRSMMEERMLTAELDGYADYLARVRYRLVPMVW from the coding sequence ATGAATCAGAACGGCAATCCTCCTCGCGTCAATCTGCGCCGCGCCGCCTGCACCTTTGTGGGCCTCGGGACGCTGCTGTTTCTCGCGGCCGGCACCATGCGGTGGACCGGCGGCTGGATGTTCCTGCTCGAGATCACGATCGGCGGGCTGATCACCGAGGCCTGGCTCGCGAAGCACGATCCGGGTCTGCTGGCGGAGCGCCGCACCGCGCGCGGCCAGGCGGGGTGGGACCGCGTCATCACGACGATCATGCCGCTGTTGTGGCTGACTTGGCTGCCGTTGATGGCGCTCGATGCGGTGCGCTACCAGACATCGTTCGTCCCCTTCGGGCTGCAATGCGCCGGCGCGGTGCTGATCGCCGCATCGTTCTACATCGTCTACCGGACCTACCGCGAGAACAGCTACGCCGCTCCGGTCGTGAAGATCCAGCGCGAGCGCGGGCATGCCGCGGTGACCACGGGGCCGTACGCCTATGTGCGACACCCGATCTATGCCAGCGGCCTCCTGACCTATGTCGGCACGCCGCTGCTGCTCGGATCCTGGTATGGCCTTGCCATCGTGCCGGTCATGGCGGCGCTGCTCGGCTTGCGGTCGATGATGGAGGAGCGGATGCTCACCGCCGAACTCGACGGCTATGCCGACTATCTTGCCCGCGTGCGTTATCGCCTGGTTCCGATGGTCTGGTGA
- a CDS encoding (2Fe-2S)-binding protein: MTTVKVNGRDHQVDADPDTPLLYVLRNDLALNAAKFGCGLGQCGSCTVIVDGKAVLSCVTPLLLVEGKQVTTLEGLGTVTAPAPIQRAFMEEQAAQCGYCIAGMMMRAQALLMRNPKPSDAQIRAELEPNLCRCGTHMRILRAVHRAAMLMDTAAAASDRSVR; encoded by the coding sequence ATGACGACAGTGAAGGTCAATGGCCGGGATCATCAGGTCGATGCCGATCCGGATACGCCGCTGCTCTATGTGCTGCGCAACGATCTTGCGCTCAATGCCGCCAAGTTCGGTTGCGGGCTCGGGCAATGTGGCTCCTGCACCGTGATCGTCGACGGCAAGGCGGTGCTGTCCTGCGTCACGCCGCTGCTGCTGGTCGAAGGCAAGCAGGTGACAACGCTGGAAGGGCTCGGCACCGTGACGGCGCCGGCGCCGATCCAGCGCGCCTTCATGGAGGAGCAGGCGGCGCAGTGCGGCTACTGCATCGCCGGGATGATGATGCGGGCGCAGGCGCTGTTGATGCGCAATCCGAAGCCATCGGATGCGCAGATCCGCGCCGAGCTGGAGCCCAATCTCTGTCGTTGCGGCACCCATATGCGCATCCTGCGTGCGGTGCATCGCGCCGCCATGCTGATGGATACGGCCGCCGCCGCAAGCGACAGGAGCGTCCGATGA
- a CDS encoding DUF2235 domain-containing protein, which yields MPKDIVICCDGTGNEIGANISNVLKLFRVADKDDRQRIYYHPGLGTIGLQNSWGRFKQEVRGLFGLAFGAGLDEDTLGAYRFLCRLWEPGDRVWMFGFSRGAYTVRTLAAFVHVMGLLPVDQLDLASYAFGTYKKASADAQKSDGTFDPAPLKEVWHFSQIAGGRNIDIEFVGVWDTVASIIVPRQDNFLFDIQTLLFTRTNSSVKRFRQAISIDERRRMFRLNRWIEPQKFRSDPFNPATEVEQDIRQVWFAGVHSDVGGGYPEDQSGPSKFPLIWMLEQAKAAGLHMDQALIDHLAWGMPLPPHKHDYVPPSATAPLHNSLTGAWEILEWIPKSDKWKEWPERKSFLGFYLPMGEPRPIPEGAIIHASVVERMEKDPTYKPINLPTTYEVEPMTPPPAPTA from the coding sequence ATGCCGAAGGATATTGTGATTTGTTGCGACGGCACCGGCAACGAGATCGGCGCCAATATTTCCAACGTGCTGAAGCTGTTTCGCGTCGCCGACAAGGATGACCGCCAGCGCATCTACTATCATCCGGGTCTCGGCACGATCGGCCTGCAGAACAGCTGGGGCCGCTTCAAGCAGGAAGTGCGCGGTCTTTTCGGGCTGGCGTTCGGCGCGGGTCTCGACGAGGACACGCTTGGTGCCTACCGGTTTCTGTGCCGGCTCTGGGAGCCCGGCGACCGGGTCTGGATGTTCGGCTTCAGCCGCGGCGCCTATACCGTGCGCACGCTGGCGGCCTTCGTCCATGTGATGGGCCTGTTGCCGGTCGACCAGCTCGACCTCGCAAGCTACGCCTTCGGCACCTACAAGAAGGCCAGCGCGGACGCCCAGAAGTCCGACGGAACGTTTGACCCTGCCCCGTTGAAGGAGGTCTGGCACTTCAGCCAGATCGCCGGCGGGCGCAACATCGACATCGAGTTCGTCGGCGTCTGGGACACCGTGGCCTCGATCATCGTGCCGCGGCAGGACAACTTCCTGTTCGACATCCAGACGCTGCTGTTCACCCGCACCAACTCCAGCGTCAAACGCTTCCGCCAGGCGATCTCGATCGACGAGCGCCGGCGCATGTTCCGCCTCAACCGCTGGATCGAGCCGCAAAAGTTCCGCTCCGATCCGTTCAATCCGGCAACCGAGGTCGAGCAGGATATTCGCCAGGTCTGGTTCGCCGGCGTGCACTCCGACGTCGGCGGCGGCTATCCGGAGGACCAGAGCGGCCCGTCGAAATTTCCGCTGATCTGGATGCTCGAGCAGGCCAAGGCCGCCGGGCTGCACATGGATCAGGCACTGATCGATCATCTCGCCTGGGGGATGCCGCTGCCGCCACACAAACACGACTACGTGCCGCCGAGCGCGACGGCCCCGCTGCACAATTCGCTGACCGGCGCCTGGGAAATCCTGGAATGGATTCCGAAGAGCGATAAATGGAAGGAATGGCCGGAGCGGAAGTCCTTCCTCGGCTTCTATCTGCCGATGGGCGAGCCAAGGCCAATACCGGAGGGCGCGATCATCCATGCCTCGGTGGTGGAGCGCATGGAGAAAGATCCGACCTACAAGCCGATCAACCTGCCGACGACCTACGAGGTCGAGCCAATGACGCCGCCGCCCGCCCCGACGGCCTGA
- a CDS encoding VWA domain-containing protein translates to MRENLHRFFRAARGAGVRVSPAESIDAMRAVAQVGFADRDILRDTFLLTLAKTQDEKRALGECFDLFFSQPEPQQDSAEQNKTDDDNSESGANPPADEHGDAAGDAANENLGPLAQMLLSQDRSAISTAIANASGAASLPDIRYFTQRGIFQTRILDAMGIQRLRDDIDEQTTRNPALAERLQEALNGLRGTVRDAVSQALLLYGREEAENLRNEILRNAPLARIEPRQVEQMRALIRQIARRLRERYSKPRKRQRRGHLDVRRTLRRNAAWGGVPFLTAWKRKHRDRPKIIALCDVSGSVARVSDFFLLLIHSLHEVVDDVRSFAFSGHLIEVSDILESNSPEEAMKEIMSKVGFGSSDYGNSFADFEDNWMSAITPQTTVIVLGDARSNNLDPRADILRRIGERSKRLVWLNPEGRMVWGFGDSEMPRYATFCTVVRQCATAQQLERAVSDIVATYQ, encoded by the coding sequence ATGCGCGAGAACCTGCATCGCTTCTTTCGTGCGGCGCGGGGAGCCGGGGTCCGGGTCTCGCCCGCCGAAAGCATCGATGCGATGCGGGCGGTCGCCCAGGTCGGCTTTGCCGACCGCGACATCCTGCGCGACACGTTCCTGCTGACGCTTGCCAAGACCCAGGACGAGAAGCGCGCGCTCGGCGAATGCTTCGACCTGTTCTTCAGCCAGCCCGAGCCGCAGCAGGATAGCGCCGAGCAGAACAAGACCGACGACGACAACAGCGAATCCGGCGCCAATCCGCCGGCCGACGAGCATGGCGATGCGGCGGGCGACGCCGCCAACGAGAATCTCGGGCCGCTGGCCCAGATGCTGCTGTCGCAGGATCGCTCCGCGATATCGACGGCGATCGCCAATGCCTCCGGCGCCGCCTCGCTGCCCGACATCCGCTATTTCACCCAGCGCGGCATCTTCCAGACCCGTATCCTCGATGCGATGGGCATCCAGCGCCTGCGCGACGATATCGACGAGCAGACTACGCGCAATCCCGCGCTCGCCGAGCGGCTGCAGGAGGCGCTCAACGGCCTGCGCGGCACGGTTCGCGACGCGGTATCGCAAGCCCTGCTGCTCTATGGGCGCGAGGAGGCCGAAAATCTGCGCAACGAGATCTTGCGCAACGCCCCGCTGGCGCGGATCGAACCGCGCCAGGTCGAGCAGATGCGGGCGCTGATCCGCCAGATCGCGCGCCGGCTGCGCGAGCGTTACTCCAAGCCGCGCAAGCGCCAGCGCCGCGGCCATCTCGACGTCCGCCGCACGCTAAGGCGGAACGCGGCCTGGGGCGGCGTACCCTTCCTCACCGCATGGAAGCGCAAGCATCGCGACCGGCCGAAGATCATAGCGTTATGCGACGTCTCGGGTTCGGTCGCCCGCGTCTCGGACTTCTTCCTGCTCCTGATCCACAGCCTGCACGAGGTCGTCGACGACGTCCGCTCGTTCGCCTTCTCGGGCCACCTGATCGAGGTCAGCGACATTCTGGAATCCAACTCGCCGGAAGAAGCGATGAAGGAGATCATGTCCAAGGTCGGCTTCGGCTCGTCCGACTATGGCAATTCCTTCGCCGATTTCGAGGACAATTGGATGAGCGCGATCACGCCGCAGACCACGGTGATCGTGCTCGGCGACGCCCGCAGCAACAATCTCGATCCGCGCGCCGATATCCTGCGCCGCATCGGCGAGCGCTCCAAGCGGCTGGTGTGGCTCAACCCCGAAGGCCGCATGGTCTGGGGTTTTGGCGATTCCGAGATGCCGCGCTACGCGACGTTCTGCACTGTCGTGCGCCAATGCGCGACTGCCCAGCAGCTCGAGCGCGCCGTCTCCGACATCGTGGCGACGTATCAATAG
- a CDS encoding HAD-IA family hydrolase produces MIEAVIWDFGGVLTTSPFEAFARYETERGLPIDIIRRTNAANHLENAWAKFERAEIGIDAFDALFATESRALGAEVRGKDVLPLLSGDLRPEMVEALKRIKAKFKTGCITNNLPSNAIGSHSGRTLYVAEVMALFDHVIESAKIGLRKPDPRIYRMMVETLQVNPNNCVYLDDLGVNLKPAREMGMTTIKVANAAQAISELEAATGLTLR; encoded by the coding sequence ATGATCGAGGCAGTGATCTGGGATTTCGGCGGCGTCTTGACCACCTCGCCGTTCGAGGCCTTCGCGCGTTACGAGACCGAGCGCGGCCTGCCGATCGACATCATCCGCCGCACCAACGCCGCCAACCATCTCGAGAACGCCTGGGCCAAGTTCGAGCGCGCCGAGATCGGCATCGACGCGTTCGACGCGCTGTTCGCAACCGAATCCAGGGCGCTCGGCGCCGAGGTGCGCGGCAAGGACGTGCTGCCGCTGCTCTCCGGCGACCTGCGTCCCGAAATGGTCGAGGCGCTGAAGCGCATCAAGGCGAAATTCAAGACCGGCTGCATCACCAACAACCTGCCGTCGAACGCAATCGGCAGCCACAGCGGACGCACGCTCTATGTCGCGGAAGTGATGGCGCTGTTCGACCATGTCATCGAGTCCGCGAAGATCGGCCTGCGCAAGCCCGATCCGCGCATCTACCGGATGATGGTGGAGACGCTGCAGGTGAACCCGAACAACTGCGTGTATCTCGACGATCTCGGCGTCAATTTGAAGCCGGCGCGCGAGATGGGCATGACCACGATCAAGGTGGCGAATGCCGCGCAGGCGATCTCCGAGCTCGAAGCGGCGACCGGCCTCACGCTGAGGTGA